A single Micromonospora sp. CCTCC AA 2012012 DNA region contains:
- a CDS encoding SigE family RNA polymerase sigma factor, with product MTDFDDFYAAYYADLTVQLYAYSGDRHEAQDVVQEAFCRALARWRQVSRYDDPAAWVRRVAWNLATSRWRRIRVMRAFHSRQRGEPVIEGPEPDRIALIGALASLPAAQRRAMVLRYLADLPVAEIADREGVPEGTVKSWLHRGRVALAAQLGPAYTEETHA from the coding sequence ATGACAGACTTCGACGACTTTTACGCGGCGTACTACGCCGACCTCACCGTGCAGTTGTACGCCTACTCGGGTGATCGGCATGAGGCGCAGGACGTCGTCCAGGAGGCGTTCTGTCGGGCGCTCGCCCGGTGGCGGCAGGTCTCCCGCTATGACGACCCCGCCGCCTGGGTCCGTCGGGTCGCCTGGAATCTCGCGACCAGCCGTTGGCGACGGATCCGCGTGATGCGGGCTTTCCACAGTCGCCAACGCGGTGAGCCGGTCATCGAGGGGCCGGAGCCTGATCGCATCGCGCTCATCGGGGCTCTGGCCTCGCTACCGGCCGCGCAGCGGCGGGCGATGGTGCTGCGCTACCTCGCCGACCTTCCGGTCGCCGAGATCGCCGATCGCGAGGGAGTGCCCGAAGGCACCGTCAAGTCCTGGCTGCACCGGGGCCGTGTCGCGCTCGCCGCCCAGCTCGGTCCCGCATACACGGAGGAAACTCATGCCTGA
- a CDS encoding SRPBCC family protein, whose product MGQEIADPDEVHQDVARFSLRSSLLAPATAERAFAVFTGCLTDWWVREYTWSGPEALAELGIEPRAGGMLYEIGPYGFRGDWGRVLTWDPPRRLVFTWQIGPDRVPVPDPARASEVEVLFHPEGPESTRVEVEHRHFDRHGEAAEGYREALTAGWQELLCRYLATVARSAD is encoded by the coding sequence ATGGGACAGGAGATCGCCGATCCGGATGAGGTCCACCAGGATGTCGCCCGGTTCTCCCTCCGCAGCAGCCTCCTCGCCCCAGCCACCGCCGAGCGCGCCTTCGCGGTCTTCACCGGCTGCCTGACCGACTGGTGGGTACGCGAATACACCTGGTCCGGGCCGGAGGCGCTGGCCGAGCTGGGCATCGAGCCGCGCGCCGGCGGGATGCTCTACGAGATCGGCCCGTACGGCTTCCGGGGCGACTGGGGTCGGGTGCTGACCTGGGATCCGCCCCGCCGGTTGGTGTTCACCTGGCAGATCGGTCCGGACCGGGTGCCGGTGCCGGATCCGGCGCGGGCCAGCGAGGTGGAGGTGCTCTTCCACCCGGAGGGGCCGGAGAGCACGAGGGTCGAGGTCGAGCACCGGCACTTCGACCGGCACGGCGAGGCCGCCGAGGGCTACCGGGAGGCGCTCACCGCCGGCTGGCAGGAGCTGCTCTGCCGCTATCTGGCCACGGTCGCCCGCTCGGCCGACTGA
- a CDS encoding MmcQ/YjbR family DNA-binding protein — MVTVAHVRRIARALPRTEEALVRDRIKFRVGRIVYLALSRDETVLGFAFPKEERDALVAAEPAKFLPPDRVDERYHWVQVRLAAIDEPELREIVVEAWRMVVPKRVAAAHLGEASRSTS; from the coding sequence ATGGTGACCGTCGCGCACGTCCGGCGGATCGCCCGGGCCCTGCCCCGCACCGAGGAGGCCCTGGTCCGGGACCGGATCAAGTTCCGGGTCGGCCGGATCGTCTATCTGGCCCTCTCCCGCGACGAGACGGTGCTCGGCTTCGCCTTCCCGAAGGAGGAACGGGACGCCCTGGTCGCCGCCGAGCCGGCGAAGTTCCTTCCGCCCGACCGGGTCGACGAGCGCTACCACTGGGTGCAGGTCCGGCTGGCCGCGATCGACGAGCCGGAGCTGCGCGAGATCGTCGTGGAGGCGTGGCGGATGGTGGTGCCGAAGCGGGTGGCGGCGGCCCACCTCGGTGAGGCGTCCCGGTCGACTTCGTGA
- a CDS encoding DUF2786 domain-containing protein, which translates to MSEAMLSKVRKLLAQAEDPACTPAESAAFTAKATELIARYGVDRALLAARDPTTDPVGDRVIEVVAPYARDKAGLLAAVADPLRCRCVRLRHGDGFAMHLFGFASDLERADLLFTSLLVQAAHGLAGAVVPAGEHPAAFRRSWLAGFAQVVGGRLRAAEAGAVAEAGAPSMALVLADRSDRVQRRLAEVYPRLRTAAPRRLAGTGFGSGAAAGHRADLGGSAVDTATARGIGW; encoded by the coding sequence ATGTCCGAGGCGATGCTCAGCAAGGTGCGCAAGCTGCTGGCCCAGGCGGAGGACCCGGCCTGCACGCCCGCCGAGTCGGCCGCCTTCACGGCCAAGGCGACCGAGCTGATCGCCCGCTACGGGGTGGACCGGGCGCTCCTGGCGGCCCGCGACCCCACCACCGACCCCGTCGGCGACCGGGTGATCGAGGTGGTCGCCCCGTACGCCCGGGACAAGGCCGGGCTGCTCGCCGCCGTGGCGGACCCGCTGCGCTGCCGCTGCGTACGACTCCGGCACGGCGACGGCTTCGCCATGCACCTCTTCGGCTTCGCCAGCGACCTGGAACGGGCCGACCTGCTCTTCACCTCGCTGCTGGTGCAGGCGGCGCACGGGCTGGCCGGTGCCGTCGTACCGGCCGGCGAGCACCCGGCCGCCTTCCGTCGTTCCTGGCTGGCCGGCTTCGCCCAGGTGGTCGGCGGTCGGCTGCGGGCGGCCGAGGCCGGAGCGGTCGCCGAGGCCGGCGCGCCCTCGATGGCGCTGGTGCTCGCCGACCGCTCCGACCGGGTGCAGCGGCGGCTGGCCGAGGTCTATCCGCGGCTGCGTACGGCGGCACCGCGCCGGCTCGCCGGCACCGGGTTCGGTTCGGGCGCGGCGGCGGGTCACCGGGCCGACCTGGGCGGCAGCGCCGTCGACACGGCAACCGCGCGGGGCATCGGATGGTGA